A stretch of the Nothobranchius furzeri strain GRZ-AD chromosome 5, NfurGRZ-RIMD1, whole genome shotgun sequence genome encodes the following:
- the fam189b gene encoding protein ENTREP3: MPSRSDSSSVASGSRGWSDSRRGVSDRAGGARLLLYLGLCHLGLGAMVLAFSFTSMAFTSSARVRQSCPFWAGFFVVASGIVGIISWRRPLTLVVSLFMLLSAVCVILSLAGSMLSCQNAQMVKSMLTCQVENGLCVCCSHTQDCSIEKEDTLVLYLNVDCHAVRHQLKDLLFSACGLSILSTIICTLSTVTCSIHIFSLDLVHLLAPHRSRSVNPECTTPQDAFLTNIMDFEEFVPPIPPPPYYPPEYTCSSETDAQSITYNGSMESPVPLYPTDCPPPYEAVMGQRAASQATVFDPHGTELSGERGTSTAFSGEVSMDSGSLLMSEIVDIPDDSSPSEDSCLLEVGLRNQGERGNRSSGDRGDMSLRGSLTHTPESPLAGGPRARRFLRGERSNSCSSPSTATTTYRSPVLHRQVMLTSSCSQLETISSSSNQQRAFIPEIRVNPSTPLNHGGVPATSVPHPSSAAAVGEHGGGPTLLHQPLYRRRRAERGGRGGFTTRRQSEGFLHLVRSHSEPGLSSSTDTVDFGSAGSKASTDTAPSSEACLLPRTPLPPAAALPSKGSMKPAASGVQVPSKPVPASPLRLPKDCHRSLGDLKVTRVLVARFLQRSKRNLSPSTEHIGSSASGPKRRGGAEAVGLDHVSSEQVLRTPWGSSRGHLVHRSHHPHRRGHHYSHSDSRHNRHQSSRASEGIHLRSCGDLSSSSASLLQLVTAHHGSSGALHSESAL; this comes from the exons atgccctCACGTTCAGATTCCAGCAGCGTGGCCTCTGGGTCTCGGGGTTGGTCGGACAGCCGTAGAGGCGTGTCGGACCGAGCTGGTGGGGCACGGCTGCTCCTCTACCTGGGTCTGTGCCACCTGGGTCTCGGAGCCATGGTGCTGGCCTTCTCCTTCACCAGCATGGCCTTCACCTCCTCCGCCCGCGTGAGGCAGTCCTGTCCATTCTGGGCCGGTTTCTTT GTGGTGGCATCAGGAATAGTTGGAATAATCTCCTGGAGGCGACCTTTGACCCTGGTG GTgtcgctgttcatgctgctgtctgCGGTGTGTGTGATCCTCAGCCTGGCCGGCTCGATGCTCTCCTGTCAGAACGCACAGATGGTCAAGTCTATGCTCACCTGTCAG GTGGAGaacggcctgtgtgtgtgttgttcacacACTCAGGACTGCTCCATAGAAAAGGAGGATACACTGGTCCTGTACCTGAATGTGGACTGCCACGCAGTCAGACACCAGCTAAAG GATCTTCTGTTCAGCGCATGCGGCCTCAGCATTCTCTCCACCATCATTTGCACGTTGTCCACCGTGACTTGCAGCATCCACATCTTCTCCCTGGACCTCGTGCACCTG CTGGCCCCGCATCGCTCTCGATCCGTCAACCCAGAATGCACCACTCCCCAGGATGCCTTCCTGACCAACATCATGGACTTTGAGGAGTTTGTTCCCCCCATTCCTCCTCCTCCTTACTATCCTCCTGAATACACCTGCAGCTCTGAGACGGACGCTCAAAG CATCACGTACAACGGCTCGATGGAGAGCCCAGTCCCTTTGTACCCCACTGACTGCCCCCCTCCTTATGAAGCTGTGATGGGACAAAGAGCCGCCAGCCAG GCCACGGTGTTCGACCCCCACGGCACTGAGCTGTCTGGAGAGAGAGGGACTTCCACGGCCTTTAGCGGAGAAG tctcTATGGACAGTGGATCTCTGCTGATGTCAGAGATCGTGGACATTCCTGACGACTCCTCCCCCTCCGAAGACTCCTGTTTGTTGGAGGTTGGGCTTAGGAACCAGGGGGAGAGGGGTAACAGGAGCtccggggacaggggggacatgagcCTCCGTGGATCTCTGACTCACACACCAGAGAGTCCCCTGGCTGGAGGTCCGAGAGCCAGGCGGTTCCTccgaggagagaggtccaactcCTGCTCCTCGCCCAGCACGGCCACCACCACGTACAG GTCTCCTGTGCTGCATCGCCAAGTGATGCTAACTAGTAGCTGCTCTCAGCTGGAAACAATAAGTAGTTCCTCCAATCAGCAGCGAGCTTTCATCCCAGAGATCCGGGTCAACCCCTCCACCCCCTTAAACCACGGAGGTGTCCCGGCCACCTCCGTGCCACATCCTTCATCTGCCGCTGCTGTGGGTGAGCACGGGGGAGGACCAACCCTCTTACACCAGCCTCTCTACCGCCGTCGAAGGGCGGAGAGAGGTGGGAGGGGGGGATTTACTACGAGGAGGCAGAGCGAAGGCTTTTTACACCTTGTGAGGTCACACAGTGAGCCTGGCCTCAGCTCCTCGACGGACACGG TTGACTTTGGCTCTGCAGGCAGCAAAGCTTCCACAGACACAG CTCCGTCTTCTGAGGCGTGTTTGTTGCCCCGCACGCCTTTGCCTCCTGCTGCAGCTCTTCCCAGTAAAGGCAGCATGAAGCCAGCAGCTTCCGGGGTGCAGGTCCCCTCCAAACCAGTGCCCGCTTCCCCTCTACGTTTACCCAAGGACTGCCACCGTTCTCTTGGAGACCTGAAG GTTACTCGTGTTCTGGTGGCTCGCTTCCTGCAGCGCTCCAAACGTAATCTGTCGCCATCTACTGAGCACATTGGGAGTTCAGCGTCAGGTCCAAAGAGGAGGGGCGGAGCCGAGGCTGTCGGATTGGACCACGTTTCCTCCGAGCAG GTGCTGCGGACCCCTTGGGGCAGCAGCCGGGGACACCTCGTCCATCGCTCCCACCACCCTCACCGCCGCGGACATCACTACTCCCACAGTGACAGTCGACACAATCGCCATCAGAGCAGCCGGGCGTCAGAAGGGATCCACCTGCGGAGCTGTGGAGACCTAAGCTCCTCCTCAGCTTCACTGCTTCAACTGGTGACGGCCCACCATGGGTCATCAGGAGCTCTCCACTCAGAGTCTGCGCTGTGA